A stretch of Methanotorris formicicus Mc-S-70 DNA encodes these proteins:
- a CDS encoding Yip1 family protein has protein sequence MKDLILNPDKFFKEIANKPTNLKVPILIILFASMAISLNSILFIIYLPEPSGMNKYFYLTIMFIALFVMFFLYLSILWLVIAGISHIALIKLFNGVGNFKKMIEVVGYVNIPILVGLSFNIILQILGYWTNTSYKIMDAISTLSFAVICIWEVLLFAKGIQYTYNLSFKKSLIIPIFTFLLIAILNTSSTLSFYGV, from the coding sequence ATGAAAGACCTAATATTAAATCCAGATAAATTTTTCAAAGAAATTGCAAACAAACCTACAAATCTAAAAGTTCCAATATTGATTATTTTATTTGCTTCTATGGCAATTTCGTTAAATTCAATATTATTTATAATCTATCTCCCTGAACCTTCAGGAATGAATAAATATTTTTATTTAACCATAATGTTTATTGCTCTATTTGTAATGTTTTTCCTTTATCTCTCAATATTATGGCTGGTTATTGCTGGAATTTCCCATATAGCTCTAATAAAGCTATTTAATGGAGTAGGCAACTTTAAGAAAATGATTGAAGTTGTTGGTTATGTAAATATTCCTATTTTAGTTGGTTTATCTTTTAACATAATACTACAAATTCTTGGATATTGGACAAACACATCTTATAAAATTATGGATGCAATATCAACGTTATCTTTTGCTGTAATTTGTATTTGGGAAGTATTATTGTTTGCTAAGGGGATTCAATACACATACAATTTGAGTTTTAAAAAAAGTTTGATAATCCCAATTTTTACATTTTTATTAATTGCAATATTAAATACTTCTTCAACACTTTCATTTTATGGTGTGTGA
- a CDS encoding ABC transporter ATP-binding protein yields MIKLKNITKTYKMGNEIIYALKNVNLEIKEGEFVSIMGPSGSGKSTLLNIIGCLDKPTEGEVYIDGIKTNDLDDDELTKIRRDKIGFIFQQFNLIPLLTALENVELPLIFKYKNTLDEGERKRMALECLKMAELDERFASHKPNQLSGGQQQRVAIARALANNPPILLCDEPTGSLDSKTGEKIMNLLKKLNEGGKTVVVVTHDINVGMCADRIINIRDGEIVDYKQ; encoded by the coding sequence ATGATTAAACTCAAAAACATAACAAAAACCTACAAAATGGGAAATGAGATTATTTACGCCCTAAAAAATGTAAATTTAGAGATAAAAGAAGGAGAGTTTGTTTCAATTATGGGACCTTCTGGAAGTGGGAAATCAACTTTATTAAATATTATTGGTTGCTTAGATAAACCAACAGAGGGGGAGGTCTATATTGATGGAATAAAAACAAATGATTTAGATGACGATGAATTAACAAAAATTAGGAGGGATAAGATTGGTTTCATCTTTCAGCAATTTAACCTCATCCCCTTATTAACTGCATTGGAAAATGTTGAACTCCCACTAATTTTTAAGTATAAAAATACTCTGGATGAGGGGGAAAGAAAAAGAATGGCATTGGAATGCTTAAAAATGGCCGAATTGGATGAGAGATTTGCCAGCCACAAACCAAATCAGTTGAGTGGGGGTCAACAACAAAGGGTTGCTATAGCGAGAGCATTGGCAAACAACCCACCGATTTTATTGTGTGATGAGCCAACGGGGAGTTTAGATAGTAAAACAGGAGAAAAGATAATGAATTTGTTAAAAAAATTAAATGAGGGTGGAAAAACGGTTGTTGTAGTTACACATGATATAAATGTTGGAATGTGTGCGGATAGAATAATAAACATTAGAGATGGGGAAATAGTTGATTATAAACAATAA
- a CDS encoding ABC transporter permease gives MYFEMAKRNLKRNFLRSILALLGIIIGVMAISSLGILGGGLKEGIMKNFEGVANFVIVFPNAEEGYLHFTKKDVDKLKKLNCIVIPISTKTDIVYIKGKNKNTYTTIYGIKKEDINYLNLGVKNKLTDTTVYVDGFFASVHDVKVGDIVVLNNVSFRITGIYNSSFYILSQNSMVLSEKTYGRFYGDNYSMVVLYVRNKDYINKIKNETEKIMNKKEKKVIVLAMDKILQSINDAMDKISLFLMGIGGISLLVAGIGIGNVMLMSTIERTKEIGVMKSIGASKKDIMILFLYEALILGVIGSLIGATLSLGMGYLIVHYLLGSELSLSCLVYVFLGVLFGIGTALISALYPAYKASKLDPIKALRNE, from the coding sequence ATGTATTTTGAGATGGCAAAGAGAAATCTAAAGAGGAATTTTTTGAGGAGTATTTTGGCACTATTGGGGATTATTATTGGAGTTATGGCTATCTCATCTTTGGGGATTTTGGGAGGGGGTTTAAAGGAGGGTATAATGAAGAATTTTGAGGGAGTGGCAAATTTTGTTATTGTTTTCCCAAATGCTGAGGAGGGGTATTTGCACTTTACAAAAAAGGACGTTGATAAACTAAAAAAATTGAACTGCATTGTAATTCCAATTTCAACAAAAACAGATATTGTGTATATTAAAGGAAAAAATAAAAATACATATACAACAATTTATGGTATAAAAAAGGAAGATATAAATTATTTAAATTTGGGAGTTAAAAATAAATTAACTGATACAACAGTTTATGTGGATGGTTTTTTTGCCAGTGTTCATGATGTTAAAGTTGGAGATATTGTTGTTTTGAATAATGTTTCGTTTAGAATTACTGGCATATACAATAGTTCTTTTTACATACTATCTCAAAATTCCATGGTTTTATCAGAGAAAACATATGGGAGGTTTTATGGAGATAATTACTCAATGGTTGTTCTTTATGTAAGAAATAAGGATTATATAAACAAAATAAAAAATGAAACAGAAAAGATAATGAATAAAAAAGAAAAAAAGGTTATCGTTTTGGCAATGGATAAAATCCTTCAATCAATAAATGATGCTATGGATAAAATTTCACTCTTTCTGATGGGTATTGGTGGAATATCTCTTTTAGTTGCGGGGATAGGTATTGGGAATGTTATGTTAATGAGTACAATTGAGAGGACAAAGGAAATTGGTGTTATGAAAAGTATTGGGGCATCAAAAAAGGATATAATGATTCTGTTTCTCTATGAGGCTTTAATTTTGGGAGTTATTGGTTCTTTAATTGGAGCAACGTTAAGTTTGGGTATGGGTTATTTAATTGTTCATTATCTACTGGGTTCAGAATTGTCTTTAAGTTGTTTGGTTTATGTGTTTTTAGGGGTTTTATTTGGTATTGGAACTGCCTTAATCTCTGCATTATATCCAGCATATAAGGCGTCAAAATTAGACCCAATAAAAGCCCTTAGAAATGAGTAA
- a CDS encoding tetratricopeptide repeat protein has protein sequence MRLVYNDLSTLYEDIDKILSEIDILSLSNKDINSWKLWKNLGDKAYLCSAFYEALFCYNKALEINPENAELLCKKGYALLKLHKRELAIKYFKRTLNLDKNHYKALFGLGEAYYSMSDEKNSIKCFEKVLELKPDNINLILRIAYLYFELKKYEDALKYFEKALF, from the coding sequence TTGAGATTGGTATACAATGACTTATCTACACTTTATGAAGATATTGATAAAATATTAAGTGAAATAGACATTTTAAGTTTAAGCAATAAAGACATCAATAGCTGGAAACTTTGGAAAAACCTTGGAGATAAGGCATATCTTTGCTCTGCATTTTATGAGGCATTATTTTGCTACAATAAAGCATTAGAAATTAATCCAGAAAATGCAGAACTTTTATGTAAAAAGGGTTATGCTTTATTAAAACTTCATAAAAGAGAGTTGGCAATAAAATATTTTAAAAGGACATTGAATTTGGATAAAAACCATTATAAAGCACTCTTTGGATTGGGAGAGGCATATTATTCAATGAGCGATGAAAAAAACTCAATAAAATGCTTTGAAAAAGTTTTAGAACTAAAACCAGATAATATTAATTTAATTTTAAGGATTGCATATTTATATTTTGAATTGAAAAAATACGAAGATGCATTGAAATATTTTGAAAAAGCACTTTTCTGA
- a CDS encoding tetratricopeptide repeat protein, producing the protein MFELEEIFESMGRAYIYLGEDEKAIEYFEKLKEINPYYDEIYEIIVLIYEEIGDIEKAKIYKSKIESVENG; encoded by the coding sequence GTGTTTGAATTGGAAGAGATTTTTGAATCTATGGGAAGGGCATACATTTATTTAGGGGAAGATGAAAAAGCCATAGAATATTTTGAAAAATTAAAGGAAATAAATCCATATTATGACGAAATATATGAAATTATTGTCTTAATTTATGAAGAAATTGGAGATATTGAAAAAGCAAAAATTTATAAAAGTAAAATAGAGAGTGTTGAAAATGGATAA